The Lujinxingia litoralis genome has a window encoding:
- a CDS encoding tetratricopeptide repeat protein → MRKFIGVGLLVSLLTTGIPAQVWAQSDAEAADIARQVESLSARGAEHFRAGEYVQAIALFEQAYALDPVPNLLYNIGRCYEQMEDWDEAIAQYERFMVAPDVESEARAHAMERVQSLREIKQMQAAEGSAAPDKEEPQVTEPLPTPEPASVNRTPGVLTTVGGVALIGGGVVMGLMASGNAESLSDTSLAYDDRVSARDNARTQALVADVLYVSGAAVTALGLYLLITADSSEELPRTAHRQITPWVGKGSAGVGFTLGF, encoded by the coding sequence ATGCGAAAGTTTATCGGAGTCGGGCTGCTGGTATCTCTGCTTACGACGGGAATTCCTGCCCAGGTATGGGCACAATCAGATGCCGAAGCCGCCGACATCGCGCGGCAGGTGGAGTCCCTCTCGGCCCGCGGCGCCGAGCATTTCCGCGCCGGGGAGTACGTGCAGGCCATCGCGCTCTTTGAGCAGGCCTACGCCCTCGATCCGGTCCCGAACCTCCTCTACAACATCGGTCGTTGCTACGAGCAGATGGAAGATTGGGACGAAGCCATCGCGCAGTATGAACGCTTTATGGTGGCTCCCGATGTCGAGAGCGAGGCCCGTGCCCATGCCATGGAGCGTGTGCAATCGCTGCGCGAGATCAAGCAGATGCAGGCCGCGGAGGGGAGCGCCGCCCCCGATAAAGAAGAGCCCCAGGTCACCGAGCCCCTCCCGACTCCCGAGCCGGCCTCGGTCAACCGCACCCCGGGCGTTCTGACCACCGTCGGCGGCGTAGCCCTGATCGGCGGCGGCGTGGTCATGGGCCTGATGGCCAGCGGCAACGCCGAGAGCCTCTCGGACACCTCGCTGGCCTACGACGATCGCGTGAGTGCCCGCGACAACGCGCGCACCCAGGCTCTGGTGGCCGACGTCCTCTATGTCTCCGGCGCGGCGGTCACAGCCCTGGGCCTCTACCTGCTGATCACCGCCGACAGCTCCGAGGAATTGCCGCGCACCGCGCACCGCCAGATCACTCCCTGGGTCGGCAAGGGCTCGGCTGGCGTCGGATTCACGCTGGGCTTCTAA
- a CDS encoding amino acid permease, translating into MSVGEPGEASEKEHGAEGATSPDGEPSEPAGGGEGSASPIFSERKGLGTFAGVFRPTVLTICGVMMYLREGWLVGQAGLLGALGVLLLTFAITGTAAMSLSSVTTNIRVGAGGVFSIISQSLGLEPGGSIGIPLYVGQALSAALYIYGFTEAWGYIFPDHPPMAVAYAVFALSFGATLISTRLAFRLQGLVMVVIVASLVSIALGLTGMGQSQEVELHNPELFGSFEAGGFWILFAIFFPAGTGIKVGASMSGALANPRRSIPLGTLSAVGVALCIYIFMAFWYSAVATPAELSENVLIVVDRAAWGELVLVGILASTFTATLSSLVAAPRVLQALGSHGILPRSAFFARQRGRGEPRNAAFFTGALVSAALMLGSLDRIAVLITMFFLLTYLTINLVVLVEKSLGMISFRPTFSVPMAVPVAGGALSLLAVFVISPAFALVALSVIGAIYVVLVGRRLETPWETVRSSIFVSMADWAAKRIARGPREANERSWKPDLLVPVESSAQLDGQFRFLRLLTAPKGSLQVVGVLRAAEAPGAEGRADEDGDKKGPADEHARYRPRSSPRKRGRTLPGMGAGQLPEVTSAAGRPQALGDLRAVASDFQREGLFATAVTIEASSYTAGVDMASAVMQGSYFRPNILFVNADLYDQETLGELLEIAIHRNMGAAFLFEHPESSLGHERRINVWVRDQSPDWPLGLRLANLDLSLLLGYQAQRNWQGILRLLTVCPDPAEVDNACRYLQLLVDDARLPRDTRQWVESGSFMKWLHDAPRADLQIMGLADTIDREFMERMVAATGSSVLFVRDSGNESALA; encoded by the coding sequence ATGAGTGTGGGGGAGCCTGGCGAGGCGTCGGAGAAGGAGCACGGGGCTGAGGGGGCGACGTCGCCCGATGGCGAGCCTTCCGAGCCGGCGGGAGGAGGAGAGGGCAGCGCGTCGCCGATATTCTCGGAGCGCAAGGGGCTGGGGACCTTTGCCGGGGTGTTTCGCCCGACGGTGCTCACGATTTGCGGGGTGATGATGTACCTGCGCGAAGGTTGGCTGGTCGGACAGGCCGGGCTGTTGGGGGCGCTGGGAGTGCTCCTGTTGACCTTCGCCATCACCGGGACCGCGGCGATGTCGCTCTCGTCGGTGACGACCAACATCCGGGTGGGCGCCGGCGGGGTGTTCTCGATCATCAGTCAGTCCCTGGGGCTGGAGCCCGGCGGCAGCATCGGCATCCCGCTCTACGTGGGGCAGGCCCTCTCGGCAGCGCTCTACATCTACGGTTTCACCGAGGCCTGGGGGTACATCTTTCCGGACCACCCGCCGATGGCGGTGGCTTACGCGGTCTTCGCGCTTTCGTTTGGCGCCACGCTTATCTCGACCCGGCTGGCGTTTCGCCTTCAGGGGCTGGTGATGGTGGTGATCGTGGCCTCGTTGGTGTCGATCGCCCTGGGGCTTACCGGGATGGGCCAGAGCCAGGAGGTGGAACTTCATAATCCGGAGCTCTTTGGGAGTTTTGAAGCCGGAGGGTTCTGGATCTTATTTGCGATCTTCTTTCCGGCCGGGACTGGCATCAAGGTCGGCGCGAGCATGTCGGGGGCGTTGGCCAACCCCCGACGGAGCATCCCGTTGGGGACCCTCTCGGCGGTGGGAGTGGCGTTGTGTATCTACATCTTTATGGCGTTCTGGTACTCGGCGGTGGCCACCCCGGCGGAGCTCAGTGAGAACGTGCTCATCGTGGTCGATCGGGCGGCCTGGGGAGAGCTGGTGCTGGTGGGCATCCTGGCCTCGACCTTTACCGCGACCTTGAGTTCGCTGGTGGCCGCTCCCCGGGTGCTTCAGGCGTTGGGCTCTCATGGGATCTTGCCCCGAAGCGCATTTTTTGCTCGCCAGCGCGGGCGCGGTGAGCCGCGCAATGCCGCCTTTTTCACCGGGGCGTTGGTCAGCGCTGCGCTGATGTTGGGGAGCCTGGATCGCATCGCGGTGCTCATCACGATGTTTTTCCTGCTCACCTACCTGACGATCAACCTGGTGGTGCTGGTGGAGAAGAGCCTGGGGATGATTTCGTTTCGCCCCACGTTCAGCGTGCCGATGGCGGTGCCGGTGGCCGGCGGAGCGCTCTCGCTGCTGGCGGTCTTTGTGATCAGCCCGGCCTTTGCCCTGGTGGCACTGTCGGTGATCGGGGCCATCTATGTGGTGCTGGTGGGGCGGCGTCTGGAGACGCCCTGGGAGACGGTGCGCAGCTCGATCTTTGTGTCGATGGCCGACTGGGCCGCCAAGCGGATCGCCCGGGGGCCGCGGGAAGCCAACGAGCGCAGCTGGAAGCCCGACCTGCTGGTGCCGGTGGAGAGTAGCGCGCAGCTCGACGGGCAGTTTCGTTTTTTGAGACTGCTCACCGCTCCCAAGGGCTCGTTGCAGGTCGTGGGGGTGCTGCGTGCGGCGGAGGCCCCGGGGGCCGAAGGCCGCGCCGACGAAGATGGAGACAAAAAGGGGCCGGCGGATGAGCACGCGCGCTACCGGCCGCGGTCCTCGCCGCGAAAACGGGGGCGGACGCTCCCCGGGATGGGCGCCGGGCAGCTGCCGGAGGTGACCAGCGCGGCGGGGCGCCCGCAGGCGCTCGGGGATCTGCGCGCGGTGGCCTCGGACTTTCAGCGTGAGGGGCTCTTTGCCACCGCCGTGACCATTGAAGCGTCCAGTTACACGGCCGGCGTCGATATGGCCTCGGCGGTGATGCAGGGCAGCTATTTCCGGCCGAACATCCTCTTTGTGAACGCCGACCTCTACGACCAGGAGACGCTCGGGGAACTTCTGGAGATCGCGATCCACCGCAACATGGGCGCAGCCTTTCTCTTCGAGCACCCGGAGTCCTCGTTGGGCCATGAGCGACGGATAAACGTGTGGGTGCGCGACCAGAGCCCGGATTGGCCGCTGGGGCTGCGCCTGGCTAACCTCGACCTCTCGTTGCTGCTGGGCTACCAGGCGCAGCGCAACTGGCAGGGCATCTTGCGTCTGCTCACGGTGTGCCCCGATCCGGCCGAAGTGGACAACGCCTGTCGCTACCTGCAGCTGCTCGTCGATGACGCTCGCCTGCCACGCGATACCCGGCAGTGGGTCGAGAGCGGGAGTTTCATGAAGTGGCTTCATGATGCTCCCCGTGCCGACCTTCAGATCATGGGGCTGGCCGACACCATCGATCGCGAGTTTATGGAGCGTATGGTCGCGGCCACCGGCAGCTCGGTGCTCTTTGTGCGCGACTCCGGCAACGAGAGCGCGCTGGCCTGA
- a CDS encoding PEGA domain-containing protein gives MISASNTRGWIAAALALVALLYGAPLWAQGKDAALDRVREANGHYDAGEFDDALLKYRQAYDVLEDVRLLYRIGLSYENLGNYARARQMLLRYLELDEESPVEGRVRAKIDQLRDLETNIQAYLAIETVPSGATVYLNGYMGQAEGTAPLTMPVGAGENVVTLVFPDRQRLQVVVDVGAGQRVERLFQVGPGAAIGEAGPETGEDTAGSAGEALASVEGVAPESLDSELVGTEETPAASVEDSEEASPEEGVEAKQAADVIPMPGSEPQMDRPVQLDRVSIAPPWWANTLAVVSFVGSAACAAGMFTERVPAGPGALCMVALTGGGFYLLGRDWKTRLPPASMAPGYDVQAGARQDRVLGVSFGGRF, from the coding sequence ATGATAAGCGCGTCGAACACGCGAGGATGGATAGCGGCAGCGTTGGCCCTTGTGGCCTTGCTCTACGGTGCGCCTCTGTGGGCCCAGGGCAAGGATGCCGCGCTCGACCGGGTGCGAGAAGCCAACGGGCATTACGATGCCGGTGAGTTTGACGATGCGTTGCTGAAGTATCGCCAGGCCTACGACGTGCTTGAGGATGTGCGTCTGCTCTACCGGATCGGGCTGAGCTACGAGAATCTGGGCAACTACGCCCGGGCCCGCCAGATGCTGTTGCGCTATCTGGAGCTCGATGAAGAGAGTCCGGTTGAGGGGCGAGTCCGCGCGAAGATCGACCAGCTTCGGGACCTGGAGACGAATATTCAGGCGTATCTGGCGATTGAGACGGTGCCTTCCGGGGCGACCGTCTACCTCAACGGGTATATGGGGCAGGCCGAGGGGACTGCGCCGCTGACGATGCCGGTGGGGGCCGGGGAGAATGTGGTGACGCTGGTGTTTCCCGACCGTCAGCGTCTGCAGGTGGTTGTGGATGTGGGGGCCGGACAGCGGGTGGAGCGTCTCTTTCAGGTGGGGCCGGGCGCTGCGATCGGGGAGGCGGGGCCGGAGACGGGTGAAGACACCGCAGGTTCGGCCGGCGAGGCGCTGGCCAGTGTCGAGGGCGTGGCGCCGGAATCCCTGGACTCGGAGCTTGTAGGGACCGAAGAGACGCCTGCGGCTTCCGTAGAGGATTCGGAGGAGGCGTCGCCCGAAGAAGGTGTGGAAGCGAAGCAGGCGGCCGATGTGATCCCGATGCCCGGTTCTGAGCCGCAGATGGATCGCCCGGTGCAGCTGGATCGGGTGAGCATCGCGCCGCCCTGGTGGGCCAACACCCTGGCAGTGGTCTCGTTTGTGGGGAGTGCCGCGTGTGCGGCGGGCATGTTTACGGAGCGGGTTCCGGCGGGGCCGGGGGCCCTGTGCATGGTGGCGTTGACCGGGGGAGGGTTCTACCTGCTCGGCCGCGACTGGAAGACGCGTCTGCCTCCGGCGTCGATGGCCCCGGGGTACGATGTGCAGGCCGGCGCTCGCCAGGATCGGGTGTTGGGTGTGAGCTTCGGTGGGCGCTTCTAG
- a CDS encoding serine/threonine-protein kinase gives MASSRDQRRALYEKLVGQTVADRYEIVSLMGFGGMGAVYEAIQRNMNRRIALKYIPSHNPVTAARFEREALTVSQLRHPNTVTVFDYGQTDDGFLYLTMEMLAGRTLTEAIKTEAPLSPQRAVHIASQICRSLAEAHRNGIVHRDVKPDNIFLIEVDGDPDVVKVLDFGIAKAVGGEDDVQLTGDGRIVGTPRYMSPEQILSQSVDHRSDIYSLGCIIFEMLCGEPPFQGPTTTALMISHAQDPPPPFAERLSESALDMIPLDLEHVVRRTMSKDPGARPQTTDELRDELEAALRLHQANLAAGLPSPTSTGNHFAPAAATPGFAHTGGFTGTGNFTGAAAPMAAAPPQAPPEARRSHKGLIAAVVLALIVVALLGALVLRNQSAQAPAEHLATPEPTPSEVAPVPMPDTPREEAPEPTIVAVNDSVTLRLLTDPPGATIFEGDAELGTTPYNLSVAPGSDALAYRLSLPGYESLDVRIPIDPARGARQEMSFELQAEEERPRRRPARRPPSPKPTPMEEATAEDDSPTEPRRPSIELLDDGPRPKVNRL, from the coding sequence ATGGCATCTTCCCGCGACCAACGCCGCGCGCTCTACGAAAAGCTCGTCGGCCAGACGGTAGCCGACCGCTACGAGATCGTCAGCCTGATGGGGTTTGGCGGGATGGGGGCCGTGTACGAAGCCATCCAGCGCAACATGAACCGCCGCATTGCGCTCAAGTACATCCCTTCCCACAACCCGGTGACCGCCGCGCGCTTTGAGCGCGAAGCGCTCACCGTCAGCCAGCTGCGCCACCCCAACACGGTCACCGTCTTTGACTACGGGCAGACCGACGACGGCTTTCTCTACCTGACCATGGAGATGCTGGCCGGACGCACTCTGACCGAAGCCATCAAAACCGAGGCTCCCTTAAGCCCGCAACGCGCGGTGCATATCGCCTCGCAAATTTGCCGCTCGCTGGCCGAGGCGCATCGAAACGGCATCGTCCACCGCGACGTCAAACCCGACAACATCTTCCTGATCGAGGTCGATGGCGACCCGGACGTGGTCAAGGTCCTCGACTTCGGGATCGCCAAAGCCGTCGGCGGCGAAGACGACGTTCAACTCACCGGTGACGGCCGCATCGTCGGCACCCCGCGCTACATGTCACCCGAGCAGATCCTCTCGCAGAGCGTCGATCACCGCAGCGACATCTACAGCCTGGGCTGCATCATCTTTGAGATGCTCTGCGGCGAGCCTCCCTTCCAGGGGCCGACAACCACCGCGCTGATGATCAGCCACGCTCAGGACCCGCCGCCGCCCTTCGCCGAGCGCCTCTCGGAGTCTGCGCTCGACATGATCCCGCTGGATCTGGAGCACGTGGTGCGCCGCACCATGAGCAAAGATCCAGGAGCCCGGCCGCAGACCACCGATGAGCTTCGCGACGAACTTGAGGCCGCGCTCCGCCTGCACCAGGCCAACCTCGCCGCCGGCCTCCCTTCGCCGACCTCCACCGGAAACCACTTCGCCCCGGCCGCAGCCACTCCGGGCTTCGCGCACACCGGCGGATTTACCGGCACCGGAAACTTCACCGGCGCAGCCGCCCCGATGGCCGCAGCCCCACCCCAGGCCCCGCCCGAAGCGCGGCGCTCCCACAAAGGTCTCATCGCCGCGGTGGTGCTGGCCCTGATCGTTGTGGCGCTGCTCGGCGCCCTGGTGCTGCGCAACCAGAGCGCCCAGGCGCCCGCCGAGCACCTCGCCACCCCCGAGCCCACACCCAGCGAAGTCGCGCCGGTCCCGATGCCGGATACGCCTCGCGAAGAAGCCCCCGAACCCACCATCGTCGCGGTCAACGACAGCGTCACCCTGCGCCTGCTTACCGACCCGCCCGGCGCCACGATCTTCGAAGGCGACGCCGAGCTCGGGACCACGCCCTACAATCTCTCGGTGGCTCCGGGCAGCGACGCTCTTGCCTACCGACTGAGCTTGCCGGGATACGAGTCCCTGGATGTACGCATTCCCATCGACCCGGCGCGTGGCGCGCGCCAGGAGATGAGCTTCGAGCTGCAAGCCGAAGAAGAGCGTCCCCGGCGACGTCCCGCCCGGCGCCCGCCCTCGCCGAAGCCGACTCCCATGGAGGAAGCCACCGCGGAAGACGACTCGCCAACCGAGCCTCGCCGGCCCTCCATCGAGCTGCTGGACGACGGGCCTCGCCCCAAGGTCAATCGCCTCTAG
- a CDS encoding serine/threonine-protein kinase → MEKICPTCQRTYAPDVVYCPHDGMKLRQDRPAGDDPMIGRVLDGRWIIEKRIGTGGMGAVYLGHQRSVDRQVAIKTLRANLSDTDAFVDRFFREARIATTINHPHSVTILDFGQDEDGTLYLAMEYLVGIALSERIDQRNMTYEEVLRVGVQIASALSAAHDANIVHRDLKPDNIFLLDIPGGGTFVKVLDFGIAKVLDSETQVTRTGQVFGTPQYMSPEQCQGHQVDGRADLYSLGCIMYELVGGRPPFSAETPMAILMAHVVNEVPPLHQLSDVPGRVEQAISSLLAKDPDKRPTNAAAARANFETLLAELDPTTLASIPGSPDASSEGLLTEEHVATATDTHPPLNLAWSDSVEDFDALDLPTRSRTPLYLGAALLALLSVLALVFLRPEDTSAPADPAPTPEAATREASASAPSSAEMEARVRELEATARERAADDARALARPVQERAQAMAHTLEVAARAPARPQTRPRKTTSKRPRPAPEPTPSPAPEVDDDPFKGFFSE, encoded by the coding sequence ATGGAAAAGATCTGCCCGACATGTCAGCGCACCTATGCCCCCGATGTGGTTTACTGCCCACACGACGGCATGAAACTGCGCCAGGATCGCCCCGCCGGCGACGACCCCATGATCGGCCGGGTGCTCGACGGACGCTGGATCATCGAGAAACGCATCGGTACCGGCGGCATGGGCGCGGTCTACCTGGGGCATCAGCGCAGCGTCGACCGCCAGGTCGCCATCAAGACGCTCCGCGCCAACCTCAGCGACACCGATGCCTTCGTCGATCGTTTCTTCCGCGAAGCCCGGATCGCAACCACGATCAACCACCCCCATAGCGTGACCATCCTCGACTTCGGTCAGGATGAAGACGGCACGCTCTATCTGGCCATGGAATACCTGGTCGGCATCGCCCTCAGCGAGCGCATCGACCAACGGAACATGACCTACGAAGAAGTGTTGCGGGTCGGCGTCCAAATCGCCTCCGCGCTCTCCGCGGCTCACGACGCCAACATCGTCCACCGCGACTTAAAGCCCGACAACATCTTCCTGCTCGACATCCCCGGTGGGGGCACTTTCGTCAAAGTGCTCGACTTTGGCATCGCCAAGGTCCTCGACTCCGAAACGCAGGTCACCCGCACAGGCCAGGTCTTTGGCACGCCGCAGTACATGAGCCCCGAGCAATGCCAGGGGCATCAGGTCGACGGACGCGCCGACCTCTACAGCCTGGGCTGCATCATGTACGAGCTCGTCGGAGGCCGCCCTCCCTTCTCGGCCGAAACACCGATGGCCATTCTGATGGCCCACGTGGTCAACGAGGTCCCGCCCCTTCATCAACTCAGCGATGTACCCGGGCGCGTGGAGCAGGCCATCTCAAGCCTGCTGGCCAAAGACCCGGATAAACGCCCGACCAACGCGGCCGCAGCACGCGCGAACTTTGAAACTCTGCTGGCCGAGCTCGACCCGACTACCCTCGCCAGCATCCCCGGGAGCCCCGATGCCTCCTCTGAAGGCCTACTGACCGAGGAGCATGTTGCCACGGCCACGGACACCCATCCCCCGCTCAACCTCGCGTGGTCCGACTCCGTCGAAGACTTCGACGCCCTCGACCTTCCGACACGCTCCCGCACCCCGCTCTATCTGGGCGCCGCGCTGCTCGCGCTGCTGAGCGTGCTGGCCCTCGTCTTCCTCCGCCCGGAAGATACGAGCGCCCCCGCCGACCCCGCACCGACGCCGGAAGCAGCGACGCGCGAAGCGTCTGCCTCAGCGCCCTCTTCTGCCGAGATGGAAGCCCGGGTCCGCGAACTGGAAGCCACCGCCCGGGAACGGGCCGCCGACGACGCCCGCGCGCTCGCCAGACCGGTGCAAGAGCGCGCGCAGGCCATGGCCCACACCCTGGAGGTGGCCGCGCGCGCGCCGGCCCGGCCCCAGACTCGGCCACGCAAGACCACCTCGAAACGACCCAGGCCTGCCCCCGAACCAACGCCCTCTCCCGCCCCCGAAGTCGACGACGATCCCTTCAAAGGCTTCTTCTCCGAGTAA
- a CDS encoding BamA/OMP85 family outer membrane protein: MARIQPLRVALLGAICWLSTLGTGCATDSQAEYIVPGATHLRVEQVELRGVEAFSEGDVKSGLATRKDPGWRAALPWLPIIGADRSYYNEFSWDRDQERILNFYRSRGYFSAQIVSRSEVESADGNSIRLRATIDEGEPTRIASIEVEGLDPTSNLSARDLLNELPLKEGQVFTEKDYLTTRDALGRRLREAGYAYATASGRAFVDPEDHRADVFFFIDAGPITRFGEVHIFGLENVEERFVRQAITLKPGERYDPQRLNQTQEDIYDLGVFGLVTVLPAHEAREVTLEEQEERQRLENLLEESDIPSEADPEADVQIPPQPGLDALNPDTPDQQPPDDEDTEEALAGPLGISSLLESAQLEAERRSRLDPEVPVVVRLKEAKEYSVRVGAGLAVESTRQDVRGLLNWSARNFLGGLRRLDHFNAAGYAWAPGLISNDELVNRGAILSSDLRFSQPQFLERLTNLRLRAQIDRDVREGFSVWNPALRVSLDRAVPFFRRLRFELSYNIAYYNYFNVEESLVDVSTTTLGLDFQTKFVLESLEQSLILDLRNDVLDPTRGALVSLNVQQANDFIFGGKFDFVKSELSAEGYIPTPLLGRSVLALRSRLGTIYDVGEETGVPIQSRLYSGGGDGMRSFGRQRLSLYTPTGEAVPVGGLTRLEFSVEPRVRLVPNLFSIGDVWGAIFLDSATIMRGQLYLDTAANDQGTLQLADLPPSLLYGLGAGVWWNTPVGPVRLDFAYTLSDTTEDPRFRRCTDPSAQGTSECVFVPVDQDAIQDLIEGYGFYLSIGHSF; the protein is encoded by the coding sequence ATGGCCCGAATTCAGCCTCTTCGCGTCGCGCTGCTCGGGGCGATCTGCTGGCTGAGCACCCTCGGCACAGGCTGCGCCACCGACTCCCAGGCCGAGTACATCGTCCCCGGTGCCACCCACCTGCGGGTCGAGCAGGTGGAGTTGCGCGGCGTCGAGGCCTTCTCCGAAGGCGATGTCAAAAGCGGACTGGCCACTCGCAAAGATCCGGGCTGGCGCGCCGCTCTTCCCTGGCTCCCGATCATCGGCGCGGATCGCAGTTACTACAATGAGTTCAGCTGGGATCGCGACCAGGAGCGCATCCTCAACTTCTACCGCAGCCGCGGCTACTTCTCCGCCCAGATCGTCTCCCGCTCCGAGGTGGAGAGCGCCGATGGGAACTCCATTCGCCTGCGCGCCACCATTGACGAGGGGGAGCCCACCCGCATCGCCAGCATTGAGGTCGAGGGGCTCGACCCGACCTCCAACCTGAGCGCCCGGGACCTGCTCAACGAGCTCCCCTTAAAGGAAGGTCAGGTGTTCACCGAAAAGGACTACCTGACCACCCGCGATGCGCTGGGGCGGCGGCTGCGCGAGGCGGGCTACGCCTATGCCACGGCCAGCGGCCGCGCCTTTGTCGATCCCGAGGACCACCGCGCCGACGTCTTTTTCTTTATCGACGCCGGGCCGATCACCCGCTTTGGTGAAGTGCATATCTTCGGGCTGGAAAACGTCGAGGAGCGCTTTGTCCGCCAGGCAATCACACTCAAGCCCGGGGAGCGCTACGATCCTCAGCGCCTCAACCAGACCCAGGAGGACATCTACGATCTGGGGGTCTTCGGCTTGGTCACGGTGCTGCCGGCCCACGAGGCCCGCGAGGTCACGCTTGAAGAGCAGGAGGAGCGCCAGCGCCTGGAAAACCTCCTCGAAGAGAGCGATATCCCCTCCGAAGCCGACCCCGAAGCCGATGTGCAAATCCCTCCACAACCGGGTCTGGACGCGCTGAACCCCGATACTCCGGACCAGCAGCCCCCGGACGATGAGGACACCGAAGAGGCTCTTGCCGGGCCTCTGGGCATCAGCTCGCTGCTGGAGAGCGCCCAGCTCGAAGCCGAACGCCGCAGCCGCCTGGATCCGGAGGTTCCGGTGGTCGTACGCCTCAAAGAGGCCAAGGAGTACAGCGTGCGGGTGGGTGCGGGTCTGGCCGTGGAGAGCACCCGTCAGGATGTGCGCGGATTGCTCAACTGGTCGGCGCGCAACTTCCTGGGCGGACTGCGCCGCCTGGATCACTTCAACGCCGCCGGCTACGCCTGGGCTCCCGGGCTCATCTCCAACGATGAACTGGTCAACCGCGGCGCGATCCTCTCCAGCGACCTGCGCTTCTCGCAGCCTCAGTTTCTGGAGCGCCTCACCAACCTGCGCCTGCGTGCCCAGATCGACCGCGACGTGCGCGAGGGCTTCTCCGTATGGAACCCGGCGCTACGCGTAAGTCTGGACCGCGCGGTGCCCTTCTTTCGCCGCCTACGCTTTGAGCTCTCTTACAACATCGCCTACTACAACTATTTCAACGTTGAGGAATCGCTGGTCGATGTCTCCACCACCACCCTGGGCTTGGACTTTCAGACAAAATTCGTCCTGGAATCGCTGGAGCAATCCCTGATTCTGGATCTGCGCAACGACGTGCTCGACCCGACCCGCGGCGCCCTGGTCTCACTGAACGTGCAGCAGGCCAACGACTTTATCTTCGGCGGGAAGTTCGACTTCGTGAAATCCGAGCTCTCGGCCGAGGGCTACATCCCGACCCCGCTGCTGGGTCGCTCGGTCCTGGCGCTGCGCAGCCGGCTGGGCACCATCTATGATGTCGGCGAGGAAACCGGCGTCCCCATCCAGAGCCGCCTCTACAGTGGGGGGGGCGATGGCATGCGTAGCTTCGGACGCCAACGCCTCTCCCTCTACACGCCCACTGGCGAGGCCGTGCCGGTGGGGGGCCTCACTCGCCTGGAGTTCTCGGTGGAGCCCCGAGTGCGCCTGGTTCCCAACCTCTTCTCCATCGGTGACGTCTGGGGCGCGATCTTTTTGGACAGCGCCACGATCATGCGCGGCCAGCTCTACCTCGACACCGCCGCCAACGATCAGGGCACGCTGCAGCTGGCCGATCTTCCCCCCTCGTTACTCTACGGCCTGGGCGCCGGCGTGTGGTGGAACACCCCGGTGGGACCGGTCCGCCTGGACTTCGCCTACACGCTCAGCGACACCACCGAAGATCCACGCTTTCGGCGCTGCACCGACCCCTCCGCCCAGGGCACCTCGGAGTGTGTCTTTGTGCCCGTGGATCAGGACGCCATTCAGGACCTCATCGAGGGGTACGGCTTCTACCTGAGCATCGGCCACTCCTTCTGA
- a CDS encoding rhodanese-like domain-containing protein: MARLMSSTELHQRIVEGEDFVLIDILNPEDFQREHIPGAINIPVGELKERARKDLTKNQRIVVYGHNHDAEASNRAAKILEELGYRKVSDFDGGIDAWKNAGFLTEGSKAEIIGEVARL; this comes from the coding sequence ATGGCACGGTTGATGTCTAGCACGGAGCTTCATCAGCGTATCGTCGAAGGCGAAGACTTCGTACTGATCGACATTCTCAACCCCGAGGACTTCCAGCGTGAGCACATCCCCGGTGCGATCAACATCCCGGTCGGAGAACTCAAGGAGCGCGCGCGCAAGGATCTGACCAAGAACCAGCGCATCGTCGTCTACGGTCACAACCACGACGCTGAGGCCTCCAATCGCGCCGCCAAAATCCTCGAAGAGCTCGGCTACCGCAAGGTTTCCGACTTCGACGGCGGCATTGACGCCTGGAAGAACGCCGGTTTCCTCACCGAGGGAAGCAAGGCCGAGATTATCGGGGAAGTCGCCCGCCTCTGA